One window of Phalacrocorax carbo chromosome 1, bPhaCar2.1, whole genome shotgun sequence genomic DNA carries:
- the CEP57 gene encoding centrosomal protein of 57 kDa has protein sequence MAAAASGGQRTDDLHKTHNSASATDGLSLSSFIEYPKYKPFINADLLRSPRKPVIPYPESNSRAIFSALKNLQEKIHRLELERLQAEENVKHLSRETADYKKVLSEQMQHKEHDKTEVSKKNQELASQLAAAESRCSLLEKQLDYMRRMIQHAENEKSHLLEKQGSLERDRLLDQSHVQSKLEKLDMLEREYSRLTVMQSIAEKKMKELEQKLQEEEHARKLVQEKAAELQTGLETNRLLIQAASPLLSPKARKPRKKTKQPEKKCSLTSHLTTQPHYRLCLGDVPFVAGKSTSPSHSVGANVQHVLHLMKQHTKALCNSRVVNDTPLAKPVGTGHPASKSRKSSLPKESSSSQEELSEVLLTLQDEFGQMSFDHQQLSKLVQEAPTIAVREDLERELEALVGKMEAKADQISKVRRHRLQLERLKRECKSKKTSAKQIRDSKFPVSEVKVTTTVTTKGKNAGPIKVKPGEKSRKNLQLLRDMQTIQTSLQKDDISWDY, from the exons ATGGCGGCTGCGGCGAGCGGTGGTCAGCGCACG gatgATCTGCACAAAACTCATAACTCTGCATCAGCCACAGATGGACTTTCTCTATCTTCATTTATAGAATATCCAAAGTACAAGCCATTTATTAATGCAGATTTGCTGCGCTCCCCACGGAAACCAGTAATTCCATATCCTGAAAGCAACAGCAGAG CaatattttctgctctgaagaatctgcaggaaaaaattcATCGACTGGAGTTGGAACGGCTTCAGGCGGAGGAGAATGTAAAACACctcagcagagaaacagctgaCTACAAAAAAGTACTGAGTGAACAAATGCAACACAAAGAGCATGACAAGACTGAAGTGTCAAAGAAAAATCAAG aactgGCTTctcagctggcagctgctgagTCTCGTTGTAGCCTTTTAGAGAAACAGCTGGACTATATGAGAAGAATGATCCAGcatgcagaaaatgagaagtcACATCTCTTGGAAAAGCAG GGTTCGTTGGAGAGAGATCGGCTTCTTGATCAATCGCATGTTCAGTCTAAATTGGAAAAGCTGGATATGCTGGAAAGAGAGTACAGCAGGCTTACCGTGATGCAGTCCATAGCAGAG aaaaaaatgaaggagcTGGAACAGAAGCTTCAGGAGGAAGAACACGCAAGGAAGCTTGTTCAGGAAAAAGCAGCCGAG CTCCAGACAGGCCTGGAAACCAACAGACTACTGATTCAAGCAgcatccccattgctctctccaaaagcaagaaaacccaggaaaaaaactaAGCAGCCAGAGAAG aaaTGCTCTCTTACAAGCCATCTCACTACGCAGCCCCATTACAGACTGTGTCTGGGCGATGTACCCTTTGTAGCTGGGAAG tcTACCAGTCCCAGTCATTCAGTTGGTGCCAACGTGCAACATGTCCTACACCTGATGAAACAACATACGAAAGCTTTGTGTAACAGTCGTGTGGTAAATGATACTCCACTAGCAAAACCCGTTGGCACCGGTCATCCTGCCAGCAAAAGCAGGAAGTCATCTCTGCCAAAGGAATCTTCTTCATCCCAGGAAGAGCTCTCAGAAGTGCTGCTGACTTTACAAGATGAATTTGGGCAGATGAGTTT TGATCATCAGCAGCTGTCAAAGCTTGTCCAGGAAGCCCCAACCATTGCAGTGAGGGAAGATCTGGAGAGGGAACTTGAGGCGCTGGTGGGAAAGATGGAAGCAAAGGCAGACCAGATCAGCAAAGTCCGGAGGCATCGGTTGCAG CTAGAGAGACTTAAGAGAGAATGCAAGTCCAAAAAGACTTCTGCTAAACAAATAAGAGACAGCAAGTTCCCTGTTAGTGAGGTGAAAGTAACAACTACAGTAACCACGAAAGGAAAGAACGCTGGTCCCATCAAAGTGAAACCTGGAGAGAAGAGTCGGAAAAATCTTCAGTTGTTGAGAGACATGCAGACCATACAGACTTCGCTACAGAAAGATGACATCAGCTGGGACTACTGA